One Deinococcus psychrotolerans genomic window, GTGATCGACTTCGACGACACCTTCACGCCCACCTTTGCGAATGTACAGGCTGCTTACGACGCACTGCCCCGCGCCGCCGCCTCCAGCAAACCCCTGCTGGCCCGGCCCCGCGCCTTTTATGCCGTGGAACAGCACCTCGATTTTGGTGGCCCCGCTATCGCCGCCTTCACCGATCTGGCGGTCATTCTGGCGGCGCGGCCTGAAAAGCCCATTCACATCTACATTCCCAAGTTGGAAACCGTCAGCGAGGCGCAGCTCTGGGACGACGCACTGAATCTGGCTGAACGCGAGCTGGGCTTAGCGCCGAATACCATCAAAGTTTGCATCCAGATTGAAACCTTTCTGGCCGTTCAACACGCCGACGCGCTGCTGTATGCCCTGAGAGGTCGGGCGTTCGGGTTGAATGCCGGGCGCTGGGATTACGTCTTCAGCCTGATCAAATCGGTGGGCGGCAGTCGGGGAGCCGTGCCGCCCCGCAGCGAGCTGACGATGGACGTGGACGCCATGCGGGCCTACGCCGAAGCGCTGGTACGGGTGGCCCAGCGGCGCGGCGCACAGGCGATTGGCGGCAGCGCGGCGGTGGCCCCCGATTCGGCCAATCCGCAACCCGCTCTGGACGCGGTGCGGGCCGACAAGCGCCGCGAAGCTCAGCAGGGTTTCACGGCGGCGTGGGCCGGACTGCCGATGCTCTTGGGCGACGTGCGGGCCGGGTTTGACGGTGAAGCGCCCACGCCCCTGTCCGCCGAGCCTGTGGAGCGCACCTTGAAGCGCCTGCTCGACCTGCCCGCGCCTCAGCCGTTGCCGCTGGGCGTGCTGCAAGACACCATCGGCCTGGCGCTGGACGTATTTGAAGCGTGGTACGCCGGACAAGGCGTGGTGGTCAGAAACGGACGCATCGAAGACACCGCCACCGCCGAACTCGCCCGCGCTCAGGTGTGGCAATGGGTGAGCTGCACTGCACAATTGAGCAGTGATGCATTCTTGACCCCTGACCGCTACCGAGCCGAGCGCCGCGCCTTAAAGGCCGACGACACGCCCGAAGCCCAGTTGCTCGACGCTCTGGTGCTGGCTGAAACGTGCCCGGCTTATTTTCCGCGCTTTGCTCAGCAGCTCGCTGCTCGGGAGCCACTTCCCACTCAGGAGATGCCTGTATGACCGCCGACGCTCCGCTGACCGATACCAGATGGCAAACGCTGACCACCAAAATCATGGACGCCTGCGCCGCGCTGGCCTGCTACACCGAAGTCGAAGGCGAAACCAACCGCCCCTTTCTGTGTCCCACCACCCATCAAGTGCATGAGTACCTGACCCACTGGGCCGACGAACTGGGCATGACCACCTACGAGGACGCCGCCGGGAATCTGCGTTCACGGCTGGCTGGGGCAACACCGGACGCACGGACGCTGTATCTCGGCTCTCACCTAGACACCGTGCCGAACGCGGGCGCTTACGACGGGATTTTGGGCGTGGTGATGGGGTACGCCATGCTGGAAGCGGTCAAGGGTGAGGCTCTCCCCTACGCCGTGGAAGTGGTGGGCTTTTCGGAGGAAGAGGGGGTGCGCTACGGCGTTCCCTTCATCGGCAGCCGGGCGCTGGTCGGCACCGTAGACGACATGCTGGAGCTGTGCGACGCAGCGGGCCAGAGCGTGCGCGACGCCATCACCGAGTACGGCCTCAACGTGGAAGAAATGGCCGAGGCCCAGTATAAGGGCAAGGCGCTGGGCTACTTTGAAATTCACGCCGAGCAGGGGCCAGTCTTGCAAGATCAGGGTGCGTCACTGGGTGTGGTGGACGGCATCGCGGGCCAGAACCGCTTGATGCTCAACTTCGTGGGGCAAGCCTCACACGCCGGAACCACCCCCATGAATCTGCGCCGCGACGCGCTGGCCGCCGCCGCCCGCTTTGCCGTGGCTGCCGAGGATCTGGCCCGCGCCACTCCCGGATTGGTCGCCACCGTCGGCGTAATGCAGGCGCTGCCCGGAGCCATGAATGTGATTCCCGGCGAGGCCAACTGCACGCTGGACATCCGCCACGCCCGCGACGAGGTACGCCTGGGAGCCCTCAAAGCGTTGCTGGAGACGGCTGAGGCCGCTTCGGCAGAGCGCGGCGTCACCGTCACTGTCACGCCCAAGATGGAGGAAAAAGCCACACCGATGTCAGGCGATTTCAAGGCCTTGCTGCACCGCGCCGCCGAAGCCGAGGAGCTGCCGCACCCCGAGCTGGTCAGCGGCGCGGGCCACGACGCCATGATCATGGCCGCGCACATGCCGTCGGCGATGCTGTTCGTGCGCTCACCCAACGCTCTCTCACACCACCCTGACGAGATGGTTTTGCCCGAAGACGTGACCGACGCCCTGCGCGTCAGCGTCCGCTTCCTGCACCTGCTGGCGGAGCAAAACGTATGAATTTTGATCTGATCGTTCGCGGCGGCACGCTGGTTACGCAGAATGGCCCGCTCAAGGCAGATCTGGCGGTGTCCGGGGGTCAGATCGTAGAAATTGCCGAGGAGATTTCCAGCGACTCAGCCCAAACGCTGAATGCTTCCGGCCTCCACATCTTCCCCGGCGTGCTGGACGCCCACGTGCATCTCAACGAGCCGGGCCGCACCCACTGGGAAGGCTTTGAAACGGGGACGCGGGCCTTGGCCGCAGGCGGCGCGACCAGCTTTTTTGACATGCCGCTCAACTCCTCCCCCCCCGTGCTGGACAAAGCCACTTTTGAAGCCAAGCGCGAACACGGCGAGCAAAACTCGCTGATCGACTTCGGTTTGTGGGGCGGCCTCACGCCGCAAAACCTAGACCGAATGGACGAGCTGGCCGACTGCGGCGTGATCGGCTTCAAGGCCTTCATGTCACACAGTGGCCTGGACGAGTTTCCGGCAGTGGACGACACGGCGCTGTATGAGGGTCTGAAGACGGCGGCGCGGCTGAATTTGGTGCTGGCCACCCACGCCGAAAGCGACAACCTGACCCGCCACTTCACCGAGCAGGCGCGTTTGGGCGGCGGTCATACGGCCCGCGATTACCTCGGCACCCGCCCAGTGGTGGCCGAGCTGGAAGCGGTGCAGCGGGCGCTCCTGTACGCGGGCGAGCTGGGGGCCAAACTGCACCTCGTTCACCTGTCGAGCGGCGCGGCGGTGGCGATGGCTTACGAGGCCAAGCAGCGGGGAGTGGACGTCAGCATCGAAACCTGCCCGCATTACCTGCACTTCACTGACGAGGACGTGGAGAAAATGGGAGCGCTGCTCAAATGTGCGCCGCCGCTCAGAAGTCAAGAAGTGCAGCGCAACTTGTGGGAAGAACTATTGGCCGGACACATCGACATCGTCGGCTCCGACCACTCGCCTGCCCCGCCTGACCGCAAGACCAGCGAGAACTTTTTCGCGCTGTGGGGCGGCATCAGCGGCGCTCAGAGCACGTTGAATGTGCTGCTGACGGGTGGCCACTTTGGGCGCGGCTTGCCCCTGGAAGCGGTGGCATCGCTGAGCGCTCTCCATCCGGCCCGCCGTTTTGACATCGCCCAGAAAGGCGCGTTGGAAGTCGGCCTGGACGCTGATTTTGCCCTCGTCGACCTCAGCCGTGAGTTTGAGCTGACGGAGCTGTATGACCGCTGGAAACAAAACCCCTACCTCGGCGCGAAGTTTAAGGGCGTCGTGCAGGCCACCTACTCGCGGGGCCGCAAAGTCTACGAGCAAGGCCAGTTTGACGACTCGGTGCGCGGGCAGTTGCTGCGGCCAACGCCTAAGAATTAAGGGCAATCGCTAGCGCTCACCACCCCCTCCCAGCCTCCCACCTTAAGGGGGAGGAGCTAAGAGGCCCCTAATCTTTCCTCTCCCTCTTCAGGGGGGAGATGTCCCGCAGGGACAGAGGGGGTGGTGAGCGGAGCGAACTTGCCCTTCCCCACCTCTCTAAAGGAGCCACATGAAACACCTCGGTCAAACCCGCAGCGCCCTGCAACCCTCGCACGCCGTCATTACGCCCGAAACGCACGTTCGCACCGGCCTGAGCGAGTGGCCCGGCAGCGCCATCGTGCTGCATATCGCGCCCGTCATCGGGCAAGGCTCACGCTTCGTGCAGTTCAGCGCCGAGATGCCCGCAGGCGCGGCGGCCACGCAGTCCAGCCTCGGTTATCAGCGCTTTGCCTTTGTGCTGGAAGGTGAGGTGGAGGTAAAGACGAACGGTGAAACCCGCAGCCTCAAGGAATACGATTACGTCTATCTTCCGGCGGGCCTGGAGCACACCCTGACCGCCAAAACCGCTGCCCGCCTCGCCGTGTTTGAAAAACCGTATGAAGCCGCCGCAGGCGTGGACGCGCCCGAAATCTTCTGGGGTAACGAGCGCGAGAATGCCGGTTTTGAATTTGAAGGCAACGACCATTTGATCGCCCGCAAGCTGCTGCCCGACGAGGCCAAGCACGATTTCATGATCTCCACCATGAGCTTTGCGCCGGGCGCGACACTGCCGTATACCGAAGTGCATTACATGGAACACGGCCTGCTGATGCTGGAAGGCGAGGGCCTCTACAAGCTGCAAGACGCTTACTATCCGGTCAAGACGGGAGACGTGATCTGGATGGCCGCGCACTGCCCACAGTGGTACGGAGCGCTGGGGCGCGACTGGAGCAAGTACCTGCTCTACAAAGACATGAACCGGCATCCGCTGGCGATGGTGGGAAACGGGCTCTGAGAAACCTGCTGGCCCTTGTTCATTCACCTTCCTCCGCTTCCCGCAACCCACCAAAGGAGCCACATGACCCACAATCTCAACACTCCCCTGACCACCCACTACGACGTGCGACGCGACGAAGCGGGCCACCGCTACCTGCATCCGCTGGTGCTCGGCTTTGATCTGACCCGCATTCCGCTGCTCAACAAGGGCACCGCCTTTACCAGTGAGGAGCGCCAGACGCTGGGCTTGGACGGCCTCCTCGCGCCGCAGGTAGACTCGCTCGACGACCTGGTGACGCGCCTCTACGCCGATTACACCAAGTTGCAAGACCCGCTGGAAAAGCACGTCTTTTTGCGCGGAGTGCAAGACCGCAACGAAGTGCTGTTTTACGCACTGCTCTCCAGGCACGTGGAAGAAATGCTGCCGATTGTCTACACGCCGACTGTGGGCCTCGCCGTGCAGAAGTTCAGCCAGATTTACCGGGTCCCGCGTGGCCTGACCCTCAGCACCCTCAACATCGAGCGGGCCGAGCAGGCGCTGGCCAATGTGCCGCTCAACGACGTGCGGATCATTGTCGCCACCGATTCGAGTGCCATTTTGGGCATCGGCGATCAGGGTTTTGGCGGCATGGCCATTTCAATCGGCAAGCTCAGCCTTTACACCGTCGCGGGCGGCGTCGGCCCCGACAAGACCTTACCCGTCGAGCTGGACGTGGGCACCGGCCGCCAAGATTTGATCGACGATCCCTCCTACCTCGGCGTCAAACACAAGCGGCTGACCGGCGAGGAGTACCTGCGCTTTGTCGACCGCTTCGTGGAAGCCACTTTGGAAAGGTATCCCAAAGCCATCATCCAGTGGGAGGATTTCTCGCGTGACGCGGCGTTCACCGTACTGGAGCGCTACCGCAAAGTGGTGCCGAGCTTCAACGACGATATTCAGGGCACCGGCGCAGTGGTGCTCAGCGGCGTGCTGAACGCCTGCCGAATCAAGGGCGAGCGGTTGCGCGACCAAAAAATCGTGCTGAGCGGTGCGGGAGCGGGCGGCATCGGCGTGACCGACGCTCTGCGGCGCGGCCTGATCCGCGACGGCTTGAGCGACGCCGAGGCCCGCGCCCGCTTGTTCGTGCTGGATTCCGGCGGCCTGCTGCTGTCTGACCGCAAGCTCGACGAGTACAAACGCGCTTACGCCCACGACCCGGCCACGCTGGGCTTCGAGTACGAGGGCAAAGCGCCCGATCTGCTCGCCACCGTGAAGGGTGCGGGCGCAACCGTGCTGATCGGGCTGTCGGGCATCGCCGGAACCTTCAGCGAAGAAGTGGTTAAAGCAACACT contains:
- a CDS encoding NAD-dependent malic enzyme, coding for MTHNLNTPLTTHYDVRRDEAGHRYLHPLVLGFDLTRIPLLNKGTAFTSEERQTLGLDGLLAPQVDSLDDLVTRLYADYTKLQDPLEKHVFLRGVQDRNEVLFYALLSRHVEEMLPIVYTPTVGLAVQKFSQIYRVPRGLTLSTLNIERAEQALANVPLNDVRIIVATDSSAILGIGDQGFGGMAISIGKLSLYTVAGGVGPDKTLPVELDVGTGRQDLIDDPSYLGVKHKRLTGEEYLRFVDRFVEATLERYPKAIIQWEDFSRDAAFTVLERYRKVVPSFNDDIQGTGAVVLSGVLNACRIKGERLRDQKIVLSGAGAGGIGVTDALRRGLIRDGLSDAEARARLFVLDSGGLLLSDRKLDEYKRAYAHDPATLGFEYEGKAPDLLATVKGAGATVLIGLSGIAGTFSEEVVKATLANTPRPLVFPLSNPTANCEALPSDVLNWTDGAAIVATGSPFDPVELNGQTYPVGQGNNAFIFPGLGFGCILARVREITDEMVLEAAYALAAYTERHYPERIYPPVSELSAASIEVAAAVIKQALKDGVAAEFGVRDLSDEALLERVRGKFWVPKYLPFKLG
- a CDS encoding aldolase/citrate lyase family protein; this encodes MTQPTVKNASKSADTQAGQTLILAAAARRLAQTLHTAFRGRWEALPGASTPPQPTPEYQAVPVPADLIGRRAELIVEASDLAALNNALSSDADALVIDFDDTFTPTFANVQAAYDALPRAAASSKPLLARPRAFYAVEQHLDFGGPAIAAFTDLAVILAARPEKPIHIYIPKLETVSEAQLWDDALNLAERELGLAPNTIKVCIQIETFLAVQHADALLYALRGRAFGLNAGRWDYVFSLIKSVGGSRGAVPPRSELTMDVDAMRAYAEALVRVAQRRGAQAIGGSAAVAPDSANPQPALDAVRADKRREAQQGFTAAWAGLPMLLGDVRAGFDGEAPTPLSAEPVERTLKRLLDLPAPQPLPLGVLQDTIGLALDVFEAWYAGQGVVVRNGRIEDTATAELARAQVWQWVSCTAQLSSDAFLTPDRYRAERRALKADDTPEAQLLDALVLAETCPAYFPRFAQQLAAREPLPTQEMPV
- the allE gene encoding (S)-ureidoglycine aminohydrolase, with the protein product MKHLGQTRSALQPSHAVITPETHVRTGLSEWPGSAIVLHIAPVIGQGSRFVQFSAEMPAGAAATQSSLGYQRFAFVLEGEVEVKTNGETRSLKEYDYVYLPAGLEHTLTAKTAARLAVFEKPYEAAAGVDAPEIFWGNERENAGFEFEGNDHLIARKLLPDEAKHDFMISTMSFAPGATLPYTEVHYMEHGLLMLEGEGLYKLQDAYYPVKTGDVIWMAAHCPQWYGALGRDWSKYLLYKDMNRHPLAMVGNGL
- a CDS encoding allantoate amidohydrolase, producing the protein MTADAPLTDTRWQTLTTKIMDACAALACYTEVEGETNRPFLCPTTHQVHEYLTHWADELGMTTYEDAAGNLRSRLAGATPDARTLYLGSHLDTVPNAGAYDGILGVVMGYAMLEAVKGEALPYAVEVVGFSEEEGVRYGVPFIGSRALVGTVDDMLELCDAAGQSVRDAITEYGLNVEEMAEAQYKGKALGYFEIHAEQGPVLQDQGASLGVVDGIAGQNRLMLNFVGQASHAGTTPMNLRRDALAAAARFAVAAEDLARATPGLVATVGVMQALPGAMNVIPGEANCTLDIRHARDEVRLGALKALLETAEAASAERGVTVTVTPKMEEKATPMSGDFKALLHRAAEAEELPHPELVSGAGHDAMIMAAHMPSAMLFVRSPNALSHHPDEMVLPEDVTDALRVSVRFLHLLAEQNV
- a CDS encoding allantoinase, giving the protein MNFDLIVRGGTLVTQNGPLKADLAVSGGQIVEIAEEISSDSAQTLNASGLHIFPGVLDAHVHLNEPGRTHWEGFETGTRALAAGGATSFFDMPLNSSPPVLDKATFEAKREHGEQNSLIDFGLWGGLTPQNLDRMDELADCGVIGFKAFMSHSGLDEFPAVDDTALYEGLKTAARLNLVLATHAESDNLTRHFTEQARLGGGHTARDYLGTRPVVAELEAVQRALLYAGELGAKLHLVHLSSGAAVAMAYEAKQRGVDVSIETCPHYLHFTDEDVEKMGALLKCAPPLRSQEVQRNLWEELLAGHIDIVGSDHSPAPPDRKTSENFFALWGGISGAQSTLNVLLTGGHFGRGLPLEAVASLSALHPARRFDIAQKGALEVGLDADFALVDLSREFELTELYDRWKQNPYLGAKFKGVVQATYSRGRKVYEQGQFDDSVRGQLLRPTPKN